The DNA window TTAACAGCATCTGCAAGTTTATCAACCCCACGCAGCATTGCACTACGAGCGTCTTCACTGAACTTAATCTCTTTTGCCATGTTAACTGTTACCTCCTAATTTTTATCTCGTTTTATATGAGCCTATTAGCCAATTACAGCTAGAATATCGCTTTCGCGTAAAATTAAAAATTCGTTGTTTTCATATTTCACTTCTGTACCTGCATATTTAGAGAAGATGATACGGTCTCCTTCTTTCACATCTAAGTCTACGCGTGTACCGTTATCAAGTACTCGTCCAGTTCCTATAGCAACAACTTTACCTTCTTGCGGTTTCTCTTTAGCAGAGTCTGGAAGTACGATGCCAGATGCTGTTTTTTCCTCAGCTTCGATTAATTCGATTACAATACGATCACCTAATGGTCTTAACAAGTGAAACTACCTCCCTAAAATAGTAGAATTTAATATTATTAGCACTCTTACTCTTCGAGTGCTAACACACTTATAATAATAATTAATTACAGAACATTTTGCAAGTGAGAAGAATATTTTTTCTTTTATTTTGTATTTCCTTTACAATAAAAGAAACTAGATAAATGGAGAGGTATTAAAATACATGAAACAACAAAAGACAGCCATATACATATTAATCGTTTACTGCATGATGCAACTATCAGGAGCACTCTTTATACCGCTACTTCGCAAATTTTTTACCTCGTTAGATGTTGAAAATCCAATACTCATTGCTGCTGGTTGGTGGATATTTCTAAGTATGGGGATTGGTACAGTCATAACCCTACTTATTATTCGTAAAGATAAAGCATTTTTACGACCTCTTAAAGGAGCACCGTTTAGCTTAGCGAAAACAATTGGCTGGGGAGTAATCGGATTCTTCTTAGTATTTTTAGGACAAATCATTGCTGCAAACATTGAGCTTGCACTTGGGGTGGAGCCTGGGTCTCAAAATACAGCACAATTTATTGAAATCGCCCGCGGTGTGCCATTTGTGGTTTTTTCCATTGTCATTTTTGCTCCAATATTAGAAGAGCTGATTTTCCGTCGCATTATATTCGGTATGTTATTACCAAAAACAAATTTCTTTGTAGCGGCTTCCATAAGTGCTATTGCGTTTGGGGCTATACACTTTGAATTTACGCACATCCTACTATATGCCGTCTCGGGATTTATATTCGCTTATATTTATTATAAAACTAAGCGAATCCTCGCTTCGATTGTGTCTCATATGTTATTAAACGGATTTGTGACTGTTTTCCAATTTTATGGAGATACCATACAAAAATTCCTTGAAACTTATTCGCAAATGCCATAAAGAAAAGCCTTCTACCGATTTTGCAATGCGGTGGAAGGCTTTCTTCATTATTCTGTATCTTCGTTTCGAATCAAGTAAATAAGCGTCTGTAATTCTACTGACAGATCAATAGTATGTACACGAATGGCATCAGACGTGCTTAACCTCACTGGTGTAAAGTTTAGTATCCCTTTAACCGTCGTGCCGGTTAAACGATCTGCCACTTCTTGTGCTGAACGACTTGGTAACGTAAAAATGACTAATTCTATTCCGTACTCTTTCAGCTTTTCTACCATTACACTAGAATGAAAAACGGGAATATCACTCATAATTGTTCCCTCTACAGGAGCTTTTGTATCAAAAGCAACGACAATTTTAGTATTGTGGTTTTTTTGAAAGTTATATTTAAGAAAAGCAGTTCCTAAACTACCAACCCCTATAAGTGCCACATTTGCCGCTTCATCCTGGTCTAACGTTTTTCTAAAAAATTCGAGCAGGTTAGGCACGTCATATCCATATCCTTTTTTGCCAAGTGCACCAAAATGAGAAAAATCACGTCGTATTGTTGCGGAATCAATTTTCATTGCATCGCTTAACTCTTGTGAGGAAACTCTTTTGTGTCCTGCATTATGAAAGCTTTGCAAAAATCTATAATATAGAGGAAGTCTTTTCGTTGTTGCTTGAGGAATCCTCGGTGCTTCAGGTTTCATAAAAATCCTCCTATTTCATTCGAACAAATTGTTATTATCTTACTAGACATTTCGTGTTATGTAAAGACTAGAGCGTTGCAACGTTCCGCCCTATCTATTACACTTAAGAATAGAATTGAGGTGCGAATCATCGTGATCGTTTTACAAGTCAATCAAGTAACGAAATCCTTTAATGGGGAAGATATATTAACAAACGTAAAGCTAGAGGTTCAAGACCGTGACCGAGTTGCTCTCGTTGGTCGAAATGGTGCTGGAAAGTCTACTTTACTTAAAATAATTGCAGGCGAAATGTCATATGATACTGGCGATATTATTATGCCCAAAAATGTTCGCTTAGGATATTTAGAACAACATGCAGGACTCGAATCTAAGCTCTCCATCTGGGAGGAAATGAAGTCCATTTTTAGTCATTTAATTGAATCAGAAAAAGAGCTTCGTTCATTAGAATCACAAATGGCTGATCCTTCTATATATGAGAATGCAGATGCGTACGCACGTGTAACTGCTGCATATGACGAATTACAGCTCGCTTTTAATGAAGCTGGAGGCTACCGATTTGAATCGGACATCCGCTCGATTCTACATGGAATGCAGTTCTTCCCAGAAGATTATGACAAGCCTGTCCAAGCGTTATCCGGTGGCCAAAAAACGAGATTTGCATTAGCGAAAATGCTACTTAGCAAGCCAGATTTACTCATTCTCGATGAGCCGACTAATCATTTGGACATTCAAACTCTGAGCTTTTTAGAGAACTACTTAAAAAACTATAGTGGCGCTATCTTAATCGTTTCACATGACCGCTACTTTTTAGACCAAGTAGTGAATTTTGTGTACGAAGTATCACGTCATAATGTTACAAGATATGTCGGAAATTATAGTTCCTACTTAGATCAAAAGGCGAAAAACTATGAACTAGACAAAAAGAAATACGAAAAGCAGCAAGAAGAAAAAGCGAAATTGGAAGACTTCGTTAGTCGTAATCTAGCTCGTGCCTCCACGACAAAAATGGCTCAATCTCGAAGAAAAGTGATTGAAAAAACAGATTGGATGGATTCACCAGATGGAGACGAAAAGTCCGCTTCTTTTGGATTCACAATCGATCGTCCAAGTGGAAATGATGTATTGCGACTAGAAGAAGTTGCAGTCGGCTATCCTAACAAAACCGTTTCATCGAATATCTCCTTTTCCGTTTACAAACAAGATCGCATTGCATTAGTTGGACCAAATGGCGTTGGGAAATCTACTTTACTTAAAACCCTTATGAAACAGCTAGACAATGCTGGTGGTAAGATCCAATACGGAACAAACGTCCAATTTGGCTACTACGACCAAGAGCAAGCCGCTCTATCTGGCAATAAAACTGTCTTAAAAGAATTATGGGACGAATGGCCACTTATGAATGAAAAAGATGTTCGTACGGTATTAGGTCGTTTCCTATTTACAGGGGACGATGTGCAAAAAACAGTTTCTACTTTATCTGGTGGAGAAAAAGCTAGGCTTGCACTTGCAAAACTTATGTTGTTAAAAGCAAATACGCTTGTTCTCGATGAGCCTACGAATCATTTAGACTTAGATAGTAAAGAAGTATTGGAAAATGCATTACTCGATTTCCCTGGCACGATTATATTTGTTTCCCATGACCGGTACTTTATTAATCGAATTGCTACAAAAGTAATTGAGTTAGCTTCGGATAACTCTAGTCTTTTCTTAGGCGATTATGATTATTACTTAGAAAAAAAAGAAGAGTTGGAAGAACTTGCACTAGAAAAGGCAGTTGTTGAAAAAACAGTTGTCACGAAGGCGAACACTTCTACGATCGATAAGGAAGCGAAGAAAAAAGAACGCCAACTTCGACGTCAGCTAGAGGAGTTAGAAAGTCAGATTCCAACAGTAGATGCAGAAATAGCTTCTATAGAAGAAAAGCTATGTGATCCGGAAATCTTCCAAGATCATGAAGCCGTGCAGCAATTCCAATACACACTAGACGAATTAAGAGAAAAACAAGATGATTTGTCGAATGAATGGCTTGAACTACAAGAACAACTAGAAAAAATAGAAGCAAACTAAAAAGCAGCGTAAACCATGATATTGGTTTACGTTGCTTTTTTTGAAAGAATCGATTTTTGCAAATGATCATCCGATTATCTGTGTAAATCATCCGATTTTTACTCATAATCATCCGATTTCCATGCCGAATGATCCGATTATTTGAGTGAATCATCCGATTTTTGCGGATAACCATCCGATTCCACAGATTTAGTCAAACAGGAGCAATAGTTATTTGTCGATTCTTGCTCATATATGTTGGTCAATAGCAAATTTCAATAAATATTTTTTCCACATATTTATTCACAGTATAAATACCGTAATACCAACATATCAACAGGTTTATCCACATTGTCCACAGATTCAAATCTTAGTTTTCCACATAATTGTTTGTAAAGCAGACACAATATATTGAAATTTCACAAGTTACCAACAGGTTATGCACAAATTGTGCATAAGTACGAATGTTCTCTCTTGACAACTTTAAAAAAACCATTTTAAAAAATCCTCTTTTCTTGTCGAAGAAAAGAGGATTTCGTTTATTTCCAGCTATTTAATTCCAAACCTGGTCGAGCATTCATCGACATATCGCCTGTTTTACCTGTCGAAAACTTGGAGCTACCTGCCGCAGCAATCATCGCTGCATTGTCTGTGCACAATTTTATTGGTGGCACATAAAATGGAATATTTTCTTTTGCAAATGTTTCTTCTAGTGATTGACGAAGTCCTTTATTCGCAGCAACACCACCTGCGGCAATGACTTGCTTCACATTAAACTCACGTGCAGCTCTTAATGTTTTAGCTGTTAATACTTCAATCACGCTTTCCTGGAAGCCTGCTGCTAAATGGTTGGGATTGATTGCTTCCCCTCGCTGCTCCGCATTATGCTGATAATTAATAACCGCTGATTTTAAGCCACTAAAGCTGAAATCATACGAACCTTCTTCGAGCCAAGCTCTTGGAAATGGCACAGCTCCATCACTTTCGTTTGCTAACCGGTCGATATGTGGACCACCTGGATACGGCAAATTCAACACTCGCGCTACTTTATCGTATGCTTCACCTGCTGCGTCATCTCGCGTTTCTCCGATTAATTCAAATTGCCCGTCCTCTTTCATTAAGACTAGTTCCGTATGTCCTCCTGAAACTACTAACGCAAGAAGTGGAAATTCCATCGACTGCACTAGTGCATTGGCGTAAATATGCCCGGCAATATGATGGACACCAACAAGTGGAAGCCCGTGTGCAAACGTAAATGCTTTTGCGGCATTTATTCCGATTAAAAGTGCACCTACAAGTCCTGGTCCTTCTGTTACTGCTACTGCATCCAGATCCTGTGGCGTCATATTCGCTTGCTTCAACGCCTCTTCGATCACTATCGTAATTTGCTCCACATGATGTCTTGAAGCAATTTCTGGTACAACTCCACCGAAACGTTTATGACTTTCGATTTGAGAAGCGACCACATTGGAAATGATTTCGCGGCCATTTTTCACGATGGAAGCTGCCGTTTCATCACAGCTCGTTTCTATTCCTAATATATATTGATCTTTTGTCATTTAAATTCCACCCACATCACAAGAGCATCCTCCTGCGTATCTGTATAATAGTTTTTTCGTATGCCGCCGTCTTGGAAGCCTAATTTATAATACAAGTTTTTCGCTATGTCATTCGTCACACGTACTTCCAACGTCATGAGCACCACTTTGTGCTCAAGCACGATGCGAATTGCCTCACGCATCAAGCCTTCACCGATTTTGTGTCCTCGCATACGCTCTGCAACCGCTACATTTGTTATATGACTTTCATCCATTACAAGCCACATACCGCAGTAGCCAACGATTTCCTTTTCCTCTGTTTCCGCCACAATATAGTAGGCGTACAGATTAGTCGTCATTTCATGTTCAAATGCTTCTTTCGTCCAAGGAACCGTGAACGCTTCTTCTTCTATTAATAAGACTTGATCGATATCTTCCAGCGTCATTTTGCGATACGTAATTGTTTTAGTTTTCATTTTTCTTCTGCTCTTTCAACCAGTTCGCTTCTGCTTCCGTCACGCGTAAATACTCTGGCACGATTGCATGTACGTCTGTTGGTTCAGTCTTTTTCGCTAGATCAATTAACACAGCAGCACTTGGCAAAGAGAATCCTGCATCTGTTCGCTGCACTTTATCCCCAAGTACTTCTTTTATCTGCTCCCAATGTATCTCAACATCCGTTCCGACGAATAAAACCGGTTGCCCCATTCCATCCACTGTTTCCAGTAGCTCCACAAGCGACATATGCGCTTCCTTCACCACTTCCCCGTTCGTGTAAATTCCTGCAAACACATTTCCTCGGCGTGCATCCATAATGGCACAAACAATACCAGAGAAGTAGGGTGCGTTACCTGCTAAAACTTGCAGACTTGATACAGAAACAATTGGGATATTTAGTGTCCACGCAAGTGTCTTCCCAATCGTCACGCCAATTCGCACACCTGTGTAAGAACCAGGCCCGTTTGCAACTGCAATTGCATCCAGCTCATTCGGCTTAATATCCGCTTTTTTTAGTAGCTCTTCAATCGCAGGCATTGTCCCGATCGAATGCGTAATTTTAAGGGATGACTTGTACTCTGCAAGCACTTGTCCATCCCTCACAATAGCTATTGCAAGCGGTGTATTTGATGTATCTATTCCTAACCAAATCATGTAAAAAGCTCCTCGCATAATTGTTCATATCGTTCCCCAAAAGGCTCAAACGTAAACTTGCGCTTATCGTCTTCCAAGCGATGAATCTGAATCGCCAATCGCTCAGGTGGCAAATCGTCTTGTATTAAATGGGCCCACTCGATAATACTAACCGCGTCCCCGTAAAACAACTCGTCCCAACCTAAATCTTCCTCACTATTTGCTAGACGATATACATCTAAATGATTGAGAGATAATCTTCCTTCATATTGCTTTAATATCGTAAAGGTAGGGCTATTCACATTTCGTGTAATGCCAAGGCCCTTTGCCACACTTTTCGTAAAAGTTGTTTTGCCCGCTCCTAAGTCTCCCTCTAAAGTGAGCACATCTGAAGGCTGTAATTGATCTGCTAACTGTCGAGCAAGTAGTTCTGTTTCTTGCTCCGAATTAATGATTCGTTCATACATCGTCGGTCGCTATCCTTTCAAGTACAATTCTATTTGCTTCTATTATAAAGAAATACACGACGGAATGTAAGTATGCAGTACTTAAGGAGAATTTTCATGCGTTTAAAAAGAATAAATGTGGCCCATTTCCCTAGTAGTATTGAAAGCTGTATTAATTAAAATGGCTCTGCGCAGGAGTCCGCTGATTTTCGGCAAAAAAAAACAGCCTAATTTACAGAGCTATTAAAATAGTAGTTTTTCAACTAAACTCTTCCTTTATCCAACTATCCACAGCTAAAAGGCAAAAAAGATCACCTCGCCTCAAATTAGCGAAATGATCTTATTCATTACTGCACTAAACGAAGAACCTTTTTTACCGCTTCCTCTCCAGCGTGCTCCCATCTATTTTTATTTTCGATATGTCCGTCTTTATCAATTGGTTTTTGAAATTGATTAAATCCAGTAGAACTCATTAATGAGTTTTCATCATTATCCAAACCAATATTTATAACATGCTTGATGACATAAGGAGTTTGGAATTTAATATGTGCCTCAGACTGATCCAGTTCACCCTCCATCACAACGAAGGGAATTCGTAAATAGATGGTCTCTCCTTCTTCACGCCATAAGATAGAATCAAAGCTCCCTTTATGATATTCCCAATTACTACCTATTGAATAACCAAGACTAGCAATACGATCTTGCATATCACCAAAATAAGCCATTTTACCTTCTAATTCTGTTTGCAATTGTAACAAAGATACCCACTCCTTTTGATCTTGCTCCATCTTATACTTTCCAAAATTCGACGAGAAAATACAAACGAAGCACCCAAGAGGGGCAAATTAATCCGTGAAAAACACGCGTAGTAATCTTTGTAAGAATCCCTTATTTTTAGAAATAGTATTCATTTCTTCTATTTTATAAACAATTAAGCTCGTTAAAATGGCATATCCTGTTTCCCCAAAGTGTAGTCCATCATCTTTTTCTCCTTTTAAAAAGGTAGTATAATCTGGTTTGGAATAAATTTCAGAGAAAAAATCAATCAAGTGACTACCCGTTTCTCTCGCTACTTCTTCTACTGCTTGTGCGTATTTCTTTATCCGTTCATTCGATCTGTTCGGTTGAAGTGCCTCATCTACAGGAGCAGGGGTAATAAGAATTGTTTTTGCTGGACCAATTCGCTTCGTAAACTCATAGAGATTTTGTTTAAACGTCTCAAGATCTACCAATCTATGCGAAGCAGAATCGTTCGCTCCAAATAATATAGTCACGATATCCGGGTTTCTATTAAGTACGTCTGTTGTAAAACGTTCCTTTGCCTGTTCGGTTGTATTCCCTGAAATACCAGCGTTTATAAATTGATAGCCTTTCATTTCAGCGGAAAGCTTACTTGTCAAAATGGGAGAAGGATAGCCTTCTTTTCGCGCGGTGATACTGTCACCGAAGCATACTACTTTCATCATTTCATTTGCTCCTATCCTATATGGAAATAATTTATACTACCATATAGTTTATATTCACGTAATAATGGATAAACAAACATATAGCATTATGCACAATTTGGAGGGAATATTATGGCTCAAAAAAGATTAGCATGGGTGGATGTGACTAAGGGATTTTTAATGATCTTAGTTGTCATCGGTCATTATCCAGGTGAGTTGGATTTCCCACTGATAAAATATATTTACTGGTTTCATATGCCAGCTTTTTTCTTACTAAGCGGCATATTTTTTAAAGAAATGAAGGATAATGAAAGTGCAAATCCCACGATCAAAAAAAGATTTATGCAATTAATGGTACCATATGTATTTTTCCTTTTTGTCATCACAACCATACGTTATAGTATGGAGCTCGCAACAGGAAACTTCGACTTTTCTTGGTACCTACAGGACTTTTGGAAGCTCGTAATCGCTGGTCGCTTTGCGCGAGGCGCATATGGAGTCTTCTGGTTTGTAACAACGTTATTTTTTACTTATCTACTATTCTTGTGGATGACAAAGTATTTAAGTAGATTTAAACAAATTGCACTATTGGTGATTTTCTATTTAGTAGCTCATCTAGAAAGCATCTTCGCAATGCACGTCATAAGCGGCGCACCAGACAAAGCTGCGCAAACAATTCCAATGCTTTGGAATTTAGATGTTGTATTAATGGCCATCGTTTACTTTGCCCTTGGCTATTACGCGAAATCGATTTGGATGCACATAACGACAACTTGGCTACTTGGCTCGATCTTCGTTGTCCTTAGTGCGATTACTGCGGACAAAGTAGGAATATTGGATTATCATCTAAGTATGAAATTTTTACGTTACGATCACCTTGTACTCGACTTAATTATTCCCCTTGCCTTTATCATTGCCATTCTTGGTATTTTCCAAAGGCTAACGAAACTGCTGCCACTCGAGTGGTTAGCGCAAATCGAAAAACATTCGATTTCAATCATGTACTTGCATATTTTTACGGATATTATACTGAACGACTATTTCCATTACGGCATAATTGGATTTACAACATTAGGCGTAAGTATCCCAATTATAGCTTCCATCATCATTCAAAAACTAATACCGTACGGCAAATTCTTCCTCGGTGATGTCCGCGCGAAAAAACCAATACGGATCTAAGATGGACAGGCTAATAAAATTATAGAAAAACCGCCCCTTGTGAGATATCCACTACACCAAGGGGCGGTTTTTTACAATTATTGGCTCTCTGAGACCAATTGTCGACTAACCGAGACTAAATTAACTCTATCCGAGACCATTCTCTGCAAAACCAAGACCAATTCAAAAATTTCTTTGAAGAAGACAATATTCTCTCAAAGGTATGAAATTTTCTAATGAGTAGCATATTAATAAAAGAAAAAGAACACTTGTTCTCATTTGTGTTATAATAAAATGGCAGCAGGGTGGGCGGTGGTTACTTTCTTTAAGGCGGTGATGCCATTGACAATATACGAGACGATCAATTTGTTAATTCAGCTCAGCGCTGTCCTATTAGCAGCTTTTTCAATCGTTGTGACATTGATCATTTTCTTTATAAAAAAGAAATAACCGTCCCCTGAGCAAAAGGTCTGACGGTTATTTCCAACTTCGGGCCAACCGCTCTTTCTGCGGTCTGCAAATTGTAAGACTGGATATTGTCGTATCCAGTCTTTTTCATTGTATGTTTCTCATCTAATTATATACAGACTAGAAATTGTATTCAACTCATTCCTGGATTAGAGTTAACAATAGAAAAGGGAAGACCAATTTTACATAAAATCAAACCTGCATATTTTCCACAATTGTAGCGATTCCCATACCGCCGGCGATACACAAAGTGACTGCACCGTATTTCTTGCCAGTACGCTCTAACTCATGCACCAATTTCGTTAATAAAATCGCGCCTGTTGCACCGATCGGATGACCCATTGCAATGGCTCCTCCATTTGGATTCACTTTACTGTAGTCCAATCCTAGCTCGTTCACACATGCAACCGCTTGTGAAGCGAATGCTTCGTTTAGTTCCACTACGTCTAAATCTGCAATTGTTAAATCCGTCTGCTTCAATGCTTTTAACATAGCATATACAGGGCCCATTCCCATTAGTTCTGGTGAACAGCCTACAGAAGCTTGTGCAATTACGCGGGCTTTAGGTTTAAACCCACGCTTTAATGCTTCTTCTTCGGACATCACTAACAATGCAGCTGCTCCGTCATTACGACCACTCGCATTCCCAGCAGTTACGGTACCACCTTCTTTAAACACAGGTTTCAACGCTGCTAGCTTCTCCAAAGTCGTTTCGCGCGGATGCTCATCGACTTTAAACTCCACAATACCTTTACGCGTTTTCACTGGATAAGGAGCGATTTCCTTTTCGAAATACCCTTTTTCAATAGCAATTTTCGTTTTTTCCTGACTACTTAATGCAAATTCATCCTGTGCTTCACGCGAAATACCATACTTCACTGCCACATTTTCTGCAGTGATTCCCATATTTAACTCACCATATATTTCACGTGGCTGCGAACCTGGTTGACTAGCTGTATTCGGGTCTTTCAATGAAACATCGCCAGATTTCGTACCGAAACGTACACTATTTACATAGTAAGGTGCAGTACTCATCGACTCCGCTCCACCTGCAATAATAATGTCACTTAATCCAGTCTGAATTTGTTGCGTAGCTGAATTCACTGCTTGCACACCAGATCCACATTGACGATGAATCGTATAACCTGGTACTTCCACTGGAATTCCTGCGCGAAGCATCGCAACTCTTGCTACGTTCGATGCATCCGCACTTTGTTTTGCTTGACCTAAAATAACCTCTTCTACTAAACCTTTATCCAACTCTGTACGACGCAACAATTCCGAAATCACGTGAGCTCCAAGGAAATCCACTGTTTCATTTCCAATACTGCCCCCAAGTTTCCCAATTGCTGTACGCACTGCATCTACGATTACTACATTTTTCAACTCGTCATCTCCTAGCGTAATGCTTCACTTTTTCACGGTCGATTTCCATCCCAAAGCCTGGTCCATCCGGAATTACTACTCCAAAGTTTTTATACTTCATGAATAACGTCTTTGAACAATAAAGAACCGAAAATTTCCGTACCGAATTTCATTTCTGGAATCGTTTCATATAACTGCGCACAAATCGCCGTACCTAAACTAGACTCGATCATCGTTCCACCGTACAAACCGATACCAGCCACAACCCCTCTTTATTCGGTGAAATCAGCTTCCGTTTTCGCGCGTACTTCCTCTATCGTTGCACCTGGCATTAATTCCACCAGCTTCAATTGTTTATTTACCACTTCAAATACGGCTAACTCCGTGAAAATCATATCCACACTTCGAGTTGAGGTAATTGGATATGTGCACTCTTTCAAAATCTTACTACTGCCATCTTTTGACGTATGGCTCATCGTTACAAACACTTTTTTCGCACCAACTAATAAATCCATTGCACCGCCGACACCCATAATATTCTTACCAGGAACAGCCCAGTTCGCAATCACACCTGACTGCTCTACTTGAAGCGCACCAAGAATAGCAAAGTCTACATGTCCACCCCGAATCATCGCAAATGAATCGGAACTGTTAAAATAAGAGGCCCCTATTGCTTCCCCAACTGGTAGTTTACCTGCGTTCACAAGGTTCGGATCGATATCCGCTTCTTCCACATCCGTTACACCAAGCAATCCATTTTCCGTATGTAAGTAAATATCCGCTGCATCCATGTACTCCGCAACCAAAGTTGGAATACCTATTCCTAGGTTTACAATGCAAGGTCCTTCTAGCTCCTGAGCAACTCGCTTCGCAATAACATGCTGCATATCTGCTTTATTTAAAGTAGTCATTTATTCACAACTCCTTC is part of the Psychrobacillus sp. FSL H8-0483 genome and encodes:
- a CDS encoding YugN family protein — translated: MLQLQTELEGKMAYFGDMQDRIASLGYSIGSNWEYHKGSFDSILWREEGETIYLRIPFVVMEGELDQSEAHIKFQTPYVIKHVINIGLDNDENSLMSSTGFNQFQKPIDKDGHIENKNRWEHAGEEAVKKVLRLVQ
- the tsaB gene encoding tRNA (adenosine(37)-N6)-threonylcarbamoyltransferase complex dimerization subunit type 1 TsaB, translating into MIWLGIDTSNTPLAIAIVRDGQVLAEYKSSLKITHSIGTMPAIEELLKKADIKPNELDAIAVANGPGSYTGVRIGVTIGKTLAWTLNIPIVSVSSLQVLAGNAPYFSGIVCAIMDARRGNVFAGIYTNGEVVKEAHMSLVELLETVDGMGQPVLFVGTDVEIHWEQIKEVLGDKVQRTDAGFSLPSAAVLIDLAKKTEPTDVHAIVPEYLRVTEAEANWLKEQKKNEN
- a CDS encoding type II CAAX endopeptidase family protein, giving the protein MKQQKTAIYILIVYCMMQLSGALFIPLLRKFFTSLDVENPILIAAGWWIFLSMGIGTVITLLIIRKDKAFLRPLKGAPFSLAKTIGWGVIGFFLVFLGQIIAANIELALGVEPGSQNTAQFIEIARGVPFVVFSIVIFAPILEELIFRRIIFGMLLPKTNFFVAASISAIAFGAIHFEFTHILLYAVSGFIFAYIYYKTKRILASIVSHMLLNGFVTVFQFYGDTIQKFLETYSQMP
- the groES gene encoding co-chaperone GroES, which codes for MLRPLGDRIVIELIEAEEKTASGIVLPDSAKEKPQEGKVVAIGTGRVLDNGTRVDLDVKEGDRIIFSKYAGTEVKYENNEFLILRESDILAVIG
- the rimI gene encoding ribosomal protein S18-alanine N-acetyltransferase, whose protein sequence is MKTKTITYRKMTLEDIDQVLLIEEEAFTVPWTKEAFEHEMTTNLYAYYIVAETEEKEIVGYCGMWLVMDESHITNVAVAERMRGHKIGEGLMREAIRIVLEHKVVLMTLEVRVTNDIAKNLYYKLGFQDGGIRKNYYTDTQEDALVMWVEFK
- a CDS encoding redox-sensing transcriptional repressor Rex, producing the protein MKPEAPRIPQATTKRLPLYYRFLQSFHNAGHKRVSSQELSDAMKIDSATIRRDFSHFGALGKKGYGYDVPNLLEFFRKTLDQDEAANVALIGVGSLGTAFLKYNFQKNHNTKIVVAFDTKAPVEGTIMSDIPVFHSSVMVEKLKEYGIELVIFTLPSRSAQEVADRLTGTTVKGILNFTPVRLSTSDAIRVHTIDLSVELQTLIYLIRNEDTE
- the tsaE gene encoding tRNA (adenosine(37)-N6)-threonylcarbamoyltransferase complex ATPase subunit type 1 TsaE; its protein translation is MYERIINSEQETELLARQLADQLQPSDVLTLEGDLGAGKTTFTKSVAKGLGITRNVNSPTFTILKQYEGRLSLNHLDVYRLANSEEDLGWDELFYGDAVSIIEWAHLIQDDLPPERLAIQIHRLEDDKRKFTFEPFGERYEQLCEELFT
- a CDS encoding GDSL-type esterase/lipase family protein — its product is MMKVVCFGDSITARKEGYPSPILTSKLSAEMKGYQFINAGISGNTTEQAKERFTTDVLNRNPDIVTILFGANDSASHRLVDLETFKQNLYEFTKRIGPAKTILITPAPVDEALQPNRSNERIKKYAQAVEEVARETGSHLIDFFSEIYSKPDYTTFLKGEKDDGLHFGETGYAILTSLIVYKIEEMNTISKNKGFLQRLLRVFFTD
- the tsaD gene encoding tRNA (adenosine(37)-N6)-threonylcarbamoyltransferase complex transferase subunit TsaD, which codes for MTKDQYILGIETSCDETAASIVKNGREIISNVVASQIESHKRFGGVVPEIASRHHVEQITIVIEEALKQANMTPQDLDAVAVTEGPGLVGALLIGINAAKAFTFAHGLPLVGVHHIAGHIYANALVQSMEFPLLALVVSGGHTELVLMKEDGQFELIGETRDDAAGEAYDKVARVLNLPYPGGPHIDRLANESDGAVPFPRAWLEEGSYDFSFSGLKSAVINYQHNAEQRGEAINPNHLAAGFQESVIEVLTAKTLRAAREFNVKQVIAAGGVAANKGLRQSLEETFAKENIPFYVPPIKLCTDNAAMIAAAGSSKFSTGKTGDMSMNARPGLELNSWK
- a CDS encoding ABC-F family ATP-binding cassette domain-containing protein is translated as MIVLQVNQVTKSFNGEDILTNVKLEVQDRDRVALVGRNGAGKSTLLKIIAGEMSYDTGDIIMPKNVRLGYLEQHAGLESKLSIWEEMKSIFSHLIESEKELRSLESQMADPSIYENADAYARVTAAYDELQLAFNEAGGYRFESDIRSILHGMQFFPEDYDKPVQALSGGQKTRFALAKMLLSKPDLLILDEPTNHLDIQTLSFLENYLKNYSGAILIVSHDRYFLDQVVNFVYEVSRHNVTRYVGNYSSYLDQKAKNYELDKKKYEKQQEEKAKLEDFVSRNLARASTTKMAQSRRKVIEKTDWMDSPDGDEKSASFGFTIDRPSGNDVLRLEEVAVGYPNKTVSSNISFSVYKQDRIALVGPNGVGKSTLLKTLMKQLDNAGGKIQYGTNVQFGYYDQEQAALSGNKTVLKELWDEWPLMNEKDVRTVLGRFLFTGDDVQKTVSTLSGGEKARLALAKLMLLKANTLVLDEPTNHLDLDSKEVLENALLDFPGTIIFVSHDRYFINRIATKVIELASDNSSLFLGDYDYYLEKKEELEELALEKAVVEKTVVTKANTSTIDKEAKKKERQLRRQLEELESQIPTVDAEIASIEEKLCDPEIFQDHEAVQQFQYTLDELREKQDDLSNEWLELQEQLEKIEAN